A part of Streptomyces sp. NBC_01210 genomic DNA contains:
- a CDS encoding CatB-related O-acetyltransferase, which yields MTSDPSAAQTPDPATIHPLPAHERVVFLKPLVAGTNVVVGDFTYYDDPDGATDFVQRNVLYAYGPERLIIGKYCAIATGTRFLMAGADHPSMGVSTFPFTMFGGEWTERTLDLVTGMPSRGDTVVGNDVWFGYGATVMPGVRIGDGAVIASGAMVTADVPPYTIVGGNPARTIRQRFDDSGIERLVRVAWWDWPVELVTAHARTIMAGSPRDIERIAAAEGLEQQE from the coding sequence GTGACATCTGACCCGAGCGCTGCCCAGACACCTGACCCGGCCACCATCCATCCACTGCCTGCCCACGAGAGGGTCGTCTTCCTCAAGCCACTGGTCGCCGGCACGAACGTCGTGGTGGGTGACTTCACCTACTACGACGACCCCGACGGCGCGACCGACTTCGTGCAGCGCAATGTGCTGTACGCCTACGGTCCGGAACGGCTGATCATCGGCAAGTACTGCGCGATCGCCACCGGCACCCGGTTCCTGATGGCGGGCGCCGACCACCCGTCGATGGGGGTGTCCACCTTCCCCTTCACCATGTTCGGCGGGGAGTGGACCGAGCGGACCCTCGACCTCGTCACGGGCATGCCCAGCCGCGGGGACACAGTGGTCGGCAACGACGTGTGGTTCGGATACGGAGCCACCGTGATGCCGGGGGTACGGATCGGCGACGGCGCAGTGATCGCGTCCGGAGCGATGGTCACCGCCGACGTGCCGCCGTACACCATCGTGGGCGGGAACCCGGCCAGGACGATCAGACAGCGCTTCGACGACAGCGGCATCGAACGGCTCGTGCGCGTCGCCTGGTGGGACTGGCCCGTCGAGCTGGTGACCGCGCACGCCCGGACCATCATGGCTGGTTCCCCGCGGGACATCGAGCGCATCGCCGCCGCCGAAGGTCTGGAGCAGCAGGAGTGA
- a CDS encoding Vgb family protein: MTTRTVEEYAVSGRDSGPYAITTGPDGALWFTMVHSGRIGRLVPGQEPTSHQLAPDSGPTVISNGPDGALWFTEYRAHRIGRITTAGRVTKFALPTVESGPFGIAAGPDGALWFTETAADRIGRLTTDGTVTEYPLPRTGAFPSAIAAAGDAMWFTMNQANAIGRIGMDGRITVHELPTEAAAPVGIATGPDGSVWFTEIAAGQIGRRAPDGRITEYPLPDRSARPHAVTTDADGTAWFTEWGGNRVGSITSDGTVTVHDLPTPASEPHGITVGPDGALWTALETGALARIKPTTTRTTITPKHTEQRNAS; this comes from the coding sequence GTGACGACCCGGACAGTTGAGGAGTACGCGGTGTCCGGTCGCGACAGCGGCCCGTACGCGATCACCACCGGCCCGGACGGCGCGCTGTGGTTCACCATGGTGCACAGCGGCAGGATCGGTCGGCTCGTACCGGGACAGGAGCCGACCAGTCATCAGCTCGCCCCGGACAGCGGTCCGACGGTCATCAGCAACGGGCCGGACGGCGCACTGTGGTTCACCGAGTACCGGGCGCACCGGATCGGCCGGATCACGACGGCCGGCCGGGTGACGAAGTTCGCGCTGCCGACCGTGGAGTCCGGGCCCTTCGGTATCGCCGCGGGGCCGGACGGCGCGCTGTGGTTCACCGAGACCGCCGCCGACCGCATCGGCCGCCTCACCACCGACGGAACGGTCACGGAGTACCCGCTGCCGCGCACCGGCGCGTTCCCCTCCGCGATCGCCGCGGCGGGGGACGCGATGTGGTTCACGATGAACCAGGCCAACGCCATCGGCCGCATCGGCATGGACGGCCGCATCACGGTCCACGAGCTGCCCACCGAGGCGGCCGCACCGGTCGGAATCGCCACGGGCCCGGACGGGAGTGTCTGGTTCACCGAGATCGCGGCCGGTCAGATCGGTCGGAGAGCACCCGACGGCCGGATCACCGAGTACCCCCTGCCCGACCGCTCGGCCCGGCCGCACGCCGTCACCACCGACGCCGACGGCACGGCGTGGTTCACCGAGTGGGGCGGCAACCGCGTCGGCTCGATCACCTCCGACGGCACGGTCACCGTCCACGACCTGCCCACCCCGGCCTCCGAGCCGCACGGGATCACGGTGGGCCCGGACGGCGCCCTGTGGACGGCCCTGGAGACAGGCGCACTGGCCCGCATCAAACCGACCACCACCAGAACCACCATCACCCCCAAGCACACCGAACAGAGGAACGCCTCATGA
- the pta gene encoding phosphate acetyltransferase: MTRSVYVTGIDRGDGRQVVELGVMELLTRQVDRVGVFRPLVHDGPDRLFDLLRVRYRLSQDEATVYGMDYHEAAALQAEKGTDELVSRLVERFLQVAREYEVVLVLGTDFSATQLPDELAFNARLANEFGSSVIPVVGGKGQTAESVRAETRNAHRAYEVLGCDILAMAVNRVAPEEREIIAERLAARLPVPCYVLPDEPALAAPTVAQITHALAGTVLLGDDAGLARDAMDFVFGGAMLPNLLNALTPGCMVVTPGDRADIVVGALAAHSAGTPPIAGVLLTLNERPSKEILTLAARLAPGTPVISVSGNSFPTAAELFSLEGKLNAATPRKAETALGLFERHVDTADLLDRISVARSGRVTPMMFEHDLLEQARTHRRRVVLPEGTVERVLRAADVLLRRDVCDLTLLGDTEVIRKKAADLGVDLSSAQLIDPQTSELRQGFAERYAQLRAHKGVTVELAYDVVADVNYFGTLMVQEGLADGMVSGSVHSTAATIRPAFEIIKTKPDASIVSSVFFMCLADKVLVYGDCAVNPDPNAEQLADIAVQSAATAARFGVDPRIAMLSYSTGTSGSGADVDKVREATKLVRESRPDLRVEGPIQYDAAVAPSVAATKLPDSEVAGRATVLIFPDLNTGNNTYKAVQRSAGAVAVGPVLQGLRKPVNDLSRGALVSDIVNTVAITAIQSQGQEIPA; the protein is encoded by the coding sequence GTGACGCGCAGCGTGTACGTGACCGGGATCGACCGCGGGGACGGCCGCCAGGTCGTCGAGCTGGGAGTCATGGAGCTCCTGACCCGCCAGGTGGACCGGGTGGGTGTCTTCCGGCCGCTGGTGCACGACGGACCCGACCGGCTCTTCGACCTGCTGCGAGTGCGCTACCGGCTGTCTCAGGACGAGGCGACGGTATACGGCATGGACTACCACGAGGCCGCGGCACTGCAGGCCGAGAAGGGTACCGACGAGCTGGTTTCCCGGCTCGTCGAGCGCTTTCTCCAGGTGGCGCGGGAGTACGAGGTCGTGCTCGTTCTCGGCACGGACTTCTCCGCCACCCAGCTCCCCGACGAGCTGGCGTTCAACGCCCGCCTGGCCAATGAGTTCGGTTCCTCGGTGATCCCGGTGGTGGGCGGCAAGGGCCAGACCGCGGAGTCGGTGCGGGCCGAGACCCGTAACGCCCATCGCGCGTACGAGGTGCTGGGCTGCGACATCCTCGCCATGGCTGTCAACCGGGTCGCCCCCGAGGAGCGCGAAATCATAGCCGAGCGGCTTGCGGCCCGCCTCCCGGTGCCCTGCTACGTACTCCCCGACGAGCCGGCGCTCGCGGCCCCCACGGTCGCCCAGATCACCCATGCGCTGGCCGGCACGGTGCTGCTCGGCGACGACGCGGGACTGGCCAGGGACGCGATGGACTTCGTCTTCGGCGGTGCGATGCTGCCGAATCTGCTGAACGCCCTGACCCCCGGCTGCATGGTGGTCACCCCCGGCGACCGCGCCGACATCGTTGTGGGCGCGCTCGCCGCGCACTCCGCGGGCACCCCGCCCATCGCGGGCGTCCTGCTGACGCTGAACGAGCGGCCGAGCAAGGAGATCCTCACGCTGGCCGCCCGGCTCGCGCCCGGCACCCCGGTGATCTCGGTCTCCGGGAACAGCTTCCCCACCGCGGCCGAACTCTTTTCGCTGGAAGGCAAGTTGAACGCCGCCACGCCGCGCAAGGCGGAGACCGCACTCGGCCTCTTCGAGCGCCATGTCGACACCGCCGACCTGCTGGACCGGATCTCGGTGGCCCGCAGCGGCCGGGTCACCCCCATGATGTTCGAGCACGATCTCCTTGAGCAGGCCCGCACCCACCGCCGCCGTGTCGTGCTGCCCGAGGGCACGGTGGAGCGGGTGCTGCGCGCCGCCGACGTACTGCTGCGCCGTGACGTCTGCGATCTGACCCTCCTCGGTGACACCGAGGTCATCCGCAAGAAGGCCGCGGACCTCGGCGTCGACCTCTCGTCCGCCCAGCTGATCGACCCGCAGACCTCCGAGCTGCGCCAGGGCTTCGCCGAGCGGTACGCGCAGCTGCGCGCCCACAAGGGCGTGACGGTGGAGCTGGCGTACGACGTGGTGGCGGATGTGAACTACTTCGGCACGCTGATGGTCCAGGAGGGCCTGGCCGACGGCATGGTGTCGGGCTCGGTGCACTCCACCGCCGCGACGATCCGCCCGGCCTTCGAGATCATCAAGACGAAGCCGGACGCATCGATCGTCTCCTCGGTCTTCTTCATGTGTCTGGCCGACAAGGTGCTGGTGTACGGCGACTGCGCGGTCAATCCGGACCCGAACGCCGAACAGCTCGCGGACATCGCGGTCCAGTCGGCGGCGACCGCGGCCCGCTTCGGCGTGGACCCGCGGATCGCGATGCTCTCGTACTCCACGGGTACCTCGGGTTCGGGCGCGGACGTCGACAAGGTGCGCGAGGCGACCAAGCTGGTGCGGGAGTCCCGTCCGGATCTGCGGGTCGAGGGCCCGATCCAGTACGACGCGGCCGTGGCGCCGTCCGTCGCGGCGACGAAGCTGCCGGACTCGGAGGTGGCGGGCCGGGCGACGGTGCTGATCTTCCCTGACCTCAATACCGGCAACAACACCTACAAGGCCGTGCAGCGCTCGGCCGGCGCCGTGGCCGTCGGGCCGGTGCTGCAGGGTCTGCGCAAGCCGGTGAACGACCTCTCGCGCGGCGCGCTCGTCAGCGACATCGTGAACACGGTCGCCATCACCGCGATCCAGTCCCAGGGTCAGGAGATCCCCGCATGA
- a CDS encoding YciI family protein translates to MKYALVIFETHASRARIRADRDAYRKAYETWIGELAAAGKLAGGDALDTEHQGPVTVRKTADGSVAVTEGPVHSGEETLGGWFVLEVADHAEAIELARGFPTPEALEIRPILESA, encoded by the coding sequence ATGAAATACGCCCTCGTGATCTTCGAGACGCATGCGTCACGCGCCCGGATCCGGGCCGACCGCGACGCCTACCGGAAGGCGTACGAGACCTGGATCGGCGAGCTCGCGGCAGCGGGCAAGCTGGCGGGCGGCGACGCCCTCGACACCGAGCACCAGGGCCCCGTCACCGTGCGCAAGACGGCGGACGGATCCGTAGCGGTGACCGAGGGGCCCGTGCACAGCGGCGAGGAGACCCTCGGCGGCTGGTTCGTGCTGGAGGTGGCCGACCACGCCGAGGCCATCGAGCTGGCCCGCGGCTTCCCCACCCCGGAGGCGCTCGAAATCCGTCCGATCCTCGAATCGGCCTGA
- a CDS encoding DUF6230 family protein, protein MESVARGGTRWKRFALVMVPSVAATAAIGIGLAQGALAASFAVSGQEFKVKAGHLDGHGFAQYGGVDMGYADLKGDAKTAHPVAISSFKNATINNMCQSVVTDVPFVGKVTLQLKAGGGKTPVSAENLYLDVSELDADATFENIDIGVAAKDTGPGKGKGPVVKDKTILENGFAQQADRAILDNVEQKAWATTAGTFKLSGLSMRLLKGSGDGVECY, encoded by the coding sequence ATGGAGTCTGTGGCGCGTGGCGGAACCAGATGGAAGCGGTTCGCCCTTGTCATGGTGCCGAGTGTGGCCGCAACGGCCGCGATAGGCATCGGTCTGGCACAGGGCGCGTTGGCCGCGTCGTTCGCTGTGTCCGGCCAGGAGTTCAAGGTCAAGGCCGGTCACCTCGACGGTCACGGCTTCGCCCAGTACGGCGGCGTCGACATGGGGTACGCGGATCTGAAGGGTGACGCGAAGACCGCCCACCCGGTGGCGATCTCGTCCTTCAAGAACGCCACCATCAACAACATGTGCCAGTCGGTTGTCACCGACGTGCCGTTCGTCGGCAAGGTCACTCTGCAGCTGAAGGCCGGCGGGGGGAAGACTCCGGTATCTGCGGAGAACCTCTACCTGGACGTGTCCGAGCTGGACGCGGACGCCACGTTCGAGAACATCGACATCGGCGTCGCGGCCAAGGACACGGGGCCGGGCAAGGGCAAGGGCCCTGTCGTCAAGGACAAGACGATCCTTGAGAACGGGTTCGCGCAGCAGGCCGACCGAGCCATCCTCGACAACGTCGAGCAGAAGGCGTGGGCGACGACTGCCGGCACGTTCAAGCTGAGCGGTCTGAGCATGCGTCTGCTCAAGGGCTCCGGCGACGGGGTCGAGTGCTACTGA
- a CDS encoding DUF6114 domain-containing protein, whose protein sequence is MSAESAVSPGRDEHYIRAIRRIFRTWRGQRPFWAGLFTVLGGIPIAYLPYASFKLGHMTLAMSTTAGAGSLIVGVLLVTLGLTMWFHAIVRVFAGVASILLALISLPIANLGGFLIGFLFSLIGGALALSWAPGKPAAESAPVKEPAPEPGPAEAPVPEQWDSYGTHAHETTIEANGGRNSAG, encoded by the coding sequence ATGAGCGCCGAGTCTGCAGTGTCACCGGGGCGGGACGAGCACTACATCCGCGCCATTCGGCGGATCTTCCGTACCTGGCGGGGGCAGCGGCCTTTCTGGGCGGGTCTGTTCACCGTGCTCGGCGGAATCCCTATCGCCTACTTGCCGTACGCGAGCTTCAAGCTCGGGCACATGACGCTCGCCATGTCGACGACCGCGGGTGCGGGTTCGCTGATCGTCGGCGTGTTGCTGGTCACCCTGGGACTGACGATGTGGTTCCACGCGATCGTCCGGGTGTTCGCGGGCGTCGCCTCAATTCTGCTGGCGCTGATCTCCCTTCCGATCGCCAACCTCGGCGGCTTCCTCATCGGTTTCCTGTTCTCGCTCATCGGCGGTGCGCTCGCGCTCTCCTGGGCCCCGGGAAAGCCCGCCGCGGAATCGGCTCCGGTCAAGGAGCCGGCGCCGGAGCCCGGTCCCGCGGAGGCACCCGTACCGGAGCAGTGGGACAGCTACGGCACGCACGCGCACGAGACAACCATCGAAGCCAACGGCGGGAGGAACAGTGCCGGGTGA
- a CDS encoding GNAT family N-acetyltransferase, with the protein MSYRPLTGPEEIDLFCRLSYVLDHELTDDFAGGCRRPEWAWVALDGDRLLARLAWWTTPGGDVPLQFDFFDVDDTLPQADRDEIGLRLFKTATATVFPAGAKLPEYGRFVPPDWHEDPAAREVVESRTRVLESTGARLLVERLRLQWTPSSLIPEAKGRLVFRPVADCEDLLALMAPVMEGTLDAHGQAHLASGLSPREAAERHYDGEFARFKSPHEWWRIAELTDGGGPVGFVVPARNSYHPIIAYIGVLPAHRGNGYIDEILAEGTRILAAEGVDRIRASTDLGNVPMAKSFARAGYVNFERSLNLVWD; encoded by the coding sequence GTGAGCTACCGACCTCTGACCGGCCCCGAGGAGATCGATCTCTTCTGCCGGCTCTCCTACGTCCTCGACCACGAACTGACCGACGACTTCGCCGGCGGCTGCCGCCGCCCCGAGTGGGCCTGGGTGGCCCTGGACGGCGACCGTCTCCTCGCCCGGCTCGCCTGGTGGACGACCCCGGGCGGTGACGTCCCGCTGCAGTTCGACTTCTTCGACGTCGACGACACGCTGCCCCAGGCCGACCGCGACGAGATCGGCCTGCGGCTGTTCAAGACGGCGACCGCGACCGTCTTCCCGGCGGGCGCAAAGCTGCCGGAGTACGGCCGCTTCGTCCCGCCCGACTGGCACGAGGACCCCGCAGCCCGCGAGGTGGTCGAATCCCGCACGCGCGTGCTGGAGAGCACGGGCGCACGGCTGCTGGTCGAGCGGCTGCGGCTGCAGTGGACCCCGTCGTCCCTCATCCCGGAGGCCAAGGGGCGTCTCGTCTTCCGCCCGGTGGCCGACTGTGAGGACCTCCTCGCCCTGATGGCCCCGGTCATGGAGGGCACCCTCGACGCCCACGGCCAGGCGCACCTGGCATCCGGACTGAGCCCGCGCGAGGCGGCGGAACGGCACTACGACGGAGAGTTCGCCAGGTTCAAGAGCCCGCACGAGTGGTGGCGCATCGCCGAACTCACCGACGGTGGCGGTCCGGTGGGCTTCGTGGTCCCGGCCCGCAACAGCTACCACCCGATCATCGCGTACATCGGTGTCCTGCCCGCACACCGCGGCAACGGCTACATCGACGAGATCCTCGCCGAGGGCACCCGCATCCTGGCCGCCGAGGGCGTCGACCGGATCAGGGCATCGACGGACCTCGGCAACGTCCCCATGGCGAAGTCCTTCGCCCGCGCCGGATACGTCAACTTCGAACGCTCCCTCAACCTGGTCTGGGACTGA
- a CDS encoding tetratricopeptide repeat protein, producing MQPRNMSMSGVVDLAAVKAAGEAKAKAEQARAEAARQGGGGAVAPSSLVIDVDEAGFESDVLQRSTEVPVVIDFWAEWCEPCKQLSPVLERLAQEYSGRFVLAKIDVDANQMLMQQFGIQGIPAVFAVVAGQALPLFQGAAPEAQIRATLDQLIQVAEERFGLTGVAVDQDVSGAEAEAAPAEVPEGPYDALLEAAVQALDAGDFGGAVQAYKNVLSDDPGNTEAKLGLAQAELLARVKDMDPAKVRQEAAENPTDVQAQIAAADLDLVGGHVEDAFGRLVETVRRTAGEDRDAARVRLLELFEVVGPDDPRVTAARSALARVLF from the coding sequence CGCGGTGAAGGCGGCCGGTGAGGCCAAGGCGAAGGCGGAACAGGCGCGCGCCGAGGCCGCCCGCCAGGGCGGCGGCGGTGCCGTAGCCCCTTCCAGCCTGGTGATCGACGTCGATGAGGCGGGCTTCGAGAGCGATGTCCTCCAGCGTTCCACCGAGGTCCCGGTCGTCATCGACTTCTGGGCCGAGTGGTGCGAGCCGTGCAAGCAGCTCAGCCCGGTGCTGGAGCGACTGGCGCAGGAGTACAGCGGCCGGTTCGTCCTCGCCAAGATCGACGTCGACGCCAATCAGATGCTGATGCAGCAGTTCGGGATCCAGGGCATCCCGGCGGTCTTCGCGGTGGTGGCCGGCCAGGCGCTGCCCCTCTTCCAGGGCGCGGCGCCCGAGGCCCAGATCCGCGCCACCCTCGACCAGCTGATCCAGGTGGCCGAGGAGCGCTTCGGGCTGACCGGTGTCGCCGTCGACCAGGACGTGTCCGGCGCGGAGGCGGAGGCAGCCCCCGCCGAGGTCCCCGAGGGTCCGTACGACGCTCTGCTGGAAGCCGCCGTACAGGCGCTGGACGCGGGCGACTTCGGCGGTGCGGTCCAGGCGTACAAAAACGTCCTCTCCGACGATCCGGGCAATACGGAAGCGAAGCTGGGCCTCGCCCAGGCCGAACTCCTCGCCCGTGTGAAGGACATGGACCCGGCGAAGGTCCGCCAGGAGGCGGCTGAGAACCCGACCGATGTGCAGGCGCAGATCGCCGCCGCCGATCTCGATCTGGTCGGCGGTCATGTCGAGGACGCGTTCGGACGGCTTGTCGAGACGGTGCGCCGCACGGCGGGCGAGGATCGGGACGCGGCACGGGTGCGGCTGCTCGAGCTCTTCGAGGTCGTCGGCCCGGATGATCCGCGGGTGACCGCCGCGCGTTCGGCGCTGGCGCGGGTGCTGTTCTGA
- a CDS encoding LysR family transcriptional regulator, whose translation MELRDIEIFLTLAEELHFGRSAERLHVSPARVSQAIKKQERVIGAQLFERTSRHVRLTPVGEVLLQRLKPAYEGIQEAMAEVTTIARHSAGTLTLGVMGAQMHDMTPVLTHFRARHPSAELRFREVFFSDPFGALRAGEVDAVTTWLPVREPDLTVGVVLREEPLNLMVAADHPLARQESVSLEVLGDHIVPRLNGPIPAYWETAVLPARTPAGRLVRRGPAVATFYEILALVAAGDAVCTVPDEGRRYNAQTDVVYLPLHDAPPVQWALIWRTDRATPLVRALAEAATDCGDATGR comes from the coding sequence ATGGAACTGCGGGACATAGAGATCTTCCTGACGCTCGCGGAGGAGCTCCACTTCGGCCGCAGCGCCGAACGCCTGCATGTCTCCCCAGCCCGTGTCAGCCAGGCGATCAAGAAACAGGAACGCGTCATCGGCGCCCAGCTCTTCGAGCGAACCAGCCGCCATGTGCGGCTGACCCCCGTCGGAGAGGTGCTGCTCCAGCGGCTGAAGCCGGCATACGAGGGCATCCAGGAAGCCATGGCGGAGGTGACCACCATCGCCCGCCACTCGGCCGGCACGCTGACGCTGGGGGTTATGGGCGCACAGATGCACGACATGACCCCGGTCCTGACCCACTTCCGAGCCCGGCACCCGTCCGCCGAACTCCGGTTCCGGGAAGTGTTCTTCAGCGATCCGTTCGGAGCCTTGCGGGCCGGCGAGGTCGACGCGGTGACCACCTGGCTGCCGGTCCGCGAGCCGGACCTGACCGTCGGAGTGGTGCTCCGCGAGGAACCGCTCAACCTGATGGTGGCCGCGGATCACCCGCTCGCCCGGCAGGAGTCGGTGAGCCTGGAGGTGCTCGGCGACCACATCGTGCCGCGCCTGAACGGCCCCATTCCCGCCTACTGGGAGACCGCCGTCCTGCCGGCCCGCACACCGGCCGGACGCCTCGTCCGCCGCGGCCCGGCCGTCGCCACCTTCTACGAGATCCTCGCCCTCGTCGCGGCAGGCGACGCGGTCTGCACAGTCCCCGACGAGGGGCGGCGCTACAACGCGCAGACCGACGTCGTCTATCTGCCCCTCCACGATGCCCCGCCCGTCCAGTGGGCCCTGATCTGGCGCACGGACCGCGCGACCCCACTGGTACGCGCACTCGCCGAGGCGGCGACGGACTGCGGGGACGCAACTGGGCGGTAG
- a CDS encoding acetate kinase has translation MTAARVLVLNSGSSSLKYQLLDMRGHERLAVGLVERIGEVTSRLVHTPLTGGSAGKRERTSPVADHSAALKAVAEELALDGLGLDSPELAAVGHRVVHGGLKFTEPTLITDEVLAEVERLIPVAPLHNPANITGIRTARALRPDLPQVAVFDTAFHSTMPESAARYAIDVETADAHRIRRYGFHGTSHAYVSRKTAALLGKDPSEVNVIVLHLGNGASASAVAGGRCVDTSMGLTPLEGLVMGTRSGDIDPAVTFHLKRVAGMSADEIDELLNKKSGLVGLCGDNDMREIRRRIDEGDERAQLAFDIYIHRLKKYIGAYYAILGRVDAIAFTAGVGENAAPVREAAVAGLEELGLTLDLELNAVRSEEARIVSAADARVAVAVVPTDEELEIAQQTFALVAPEGVV, from the coding sequence ATGACCGCCGCCCGCGTGCTCGTCCTCAACTCCGGCTCCTCGTCGCTCAAGTACCAGCTCCTCGACATGCGCGGCCACGAGCGGCTGGCTGTCGGCCTGGTCGAGCGGATCGGTGAGGTGACGTCCCGTCTGGTGCACACGCCGCTGACCGGCGGCAGTGCCGGGAAGCGCGAGCGCACCAGCCCGGTCGCCGACCACAGCGCGGCGTTGAAGGCGGTCGCCGAGGAACTGGCGCTCGACGGGCTCGGCCTGGACTCTCCCGAACTGGCGGCGGTCGGCCACCGGGTGGTGCACGGCGGCCTGAAGTTCACCGAACCGACCCTGATCACCGACGAGGTGCTCGCCGAGGTGGAGCGCCTGATCCCGGTGGCTCCGCTGCACAATCCGGCGAACATCACCGGTATCCGTACCGCTCGGGCGCTGCGCCCGGACCTTCCGCAGGTCGCGGTCTTCGACACCGCCTTCCACTCGACGATGCCGGAGTCGGCGGCGCGGTACGCGATCGACGTCGAGACGGCGGACGCCCACCGGATCCGCCGGTACGGCTTCCACGGCACCTCGCACGCGTATGTCTCCCGCAAGACGGCGGCTCTGCTCGGCAAGGACCCGTCCGAGGTGAACGTCATCGTCCTGCACCTCGGCAATGGAGCATCCGCCTCGGCGGTCGCGGGCGGCCGGTGCGTGGACACCTCGATGGGGCTGACGCCGCTGGAGGGTCTGGTGATGGGTACGCGCTCCGGTGACATCGACCCCGCGGTCACCTTCCACCTCAAGCGGGTCGCCGGGATGTCGGCGGACGAGATCGACGAACTGCTCAACAAGAAGAGCGGCCTGGTGGGTCTGTGCGGCGACAACGACATGCGGGAGATCCGCCGCCGGATCGACGAGGGCGACGAGCGTGCGCAGCTCGCCTTCGACATCTACATCCACCGGCTGAAGAAGTACATCGGCGCGTACTACGCGATCCTCGGCCGGGTGGACGCGATCGCGTTCACCGCCGGCGTCGGTGAGAACGCGGCGCCGGTGCGCGAGGCCGCCGTCGCGGGTCTGGAGGAGCTGGGTCTGACGCTGGATCTCGAGCTCAATGCCGTACGTTCCGAAGAGGCGCGGATCGTCTCGGCGGCGGACGCCCGGGTCGCGGTGGCCGTGGTCCCGACGGACGAGGAATTGGAGATCGCCCAGCAGACGTTCGCTCTGGTCGCCCCTGAGGGCGTCGTATGA
- the pyk gene encoding pyruvate kinase, whose protein sequence is MRRSKIVCTLGPAVDSYEQLKALIEAGMNVARLNMSHGTHAEHEERYHRVRKASEDTGRAVGVLVDLQGPKIRLETFAEGPVELVRGDEFTITTEDVPGDKSICGTTYKGLPGDVSKGDQILINDGNVELRVIEVTGTQVKSIVVEGGVISDHKGINLPGAAVNVPALSEKDVEDLRFALRLGCDLVALSFVRDASDVKDVHKVMDEEGRRVPVIAKVEKPQAVANMQDVVMAFDSVMVARGDLAVEYPLEKVPMVQKRLIELCRRNAKPVIVATQMMESMITNSRPTRAEASDVANAILDGADAVMLSAESSVGAYPIETVKTMSKIVVAAEEELLSKGLQPLVPGKKPRTQGGSVARAACEIADFLDGKALIAFTQSGDTARRLSRYRAKQPILAFTTDESTRNQLALSWGVESFLAPFVETTDAMVDLVDAALLKLQRYNEGDTMIITAGSPPGVPGTTNMVRVHHLGGGTPA, encoded by the coding sequence ATGCGCCGTTCCAAAATCGTCTGCACACTGGGCCCCGCCGTCGACTCCTACGAGCAGCTGAAAGCGCTCATCGAGGCCGGCATGAACGTGGCCCGACTCAACATGAGCCATGGGACCCACGCTGAGCACGAGGAGCGGTACCACCGCGTGCGCAAGGCGTCCGAGGACACCGGCCGCGCGGTCGGCGTCCTCGTCGATCTCCAGGGTCCCAAGATCCGTCTGGAAACGTTCGCCGAGGGCCCGGTCGAACTGGTCCGAGGCGACGAATTCACCATCACCACCGAGGATGTCCCCGGCGACAAGTCGATCTGCGGCACCACGTACAAGGGTCTGCCCGGGGATGTCTCCAAGGGCGACCAGATCCTGATCAATGACGGCAACGTCGAGCTGCGCGTCATCGAGGTCACGGGCACACAGGTCAAGTCGATCGTCGTCGAGGGCGGAGTGATCTCCGACCACAAGGGCATCAACCTGCCCGGCGCGGCGGTCAATGTCCCGGCCCTCTCCGAGAAGGACGTCGAGGACCTCCGATTCGCCCTCCGGCTGGGCTGCGACCTGGTCGCGCTCTCCTTCGTACGGGACGCGAGCGACGTCAAGGACGTCCACAAGGTGATGGACGAGGAGGGCCGCCGGGTCCCCGTCATCGCCAAGGTGGAGAAGCCGCAGGCCGTCGCCAACATGCAGGACGTCGTGATGGCGTTCGACAGTGTGATGGTGGCGCGCGGCGACCTGGCCGTCGAGTACCCGCTCGAGAAGGTCCCGATGGTCCAGAAGCGCCTCATCGAGCTGTGCCGCCGCAACGCCAAGCCGGTGATCGTGGCGACCCAGATGATGGAGTCGATGATCACCAACTCCCGCCCGACGCGCGCCGAGGCGTCCGACGTGGCCAACGCCATCCTCGACGGCGCGGACGCGGTCATGCTGTCGGCCGAGTCCTCGGTCGGCGCGTACCCGATCGAGACGGTCAAGACGATGTCGAAGATCGTCGTCGCCGCGGAGGAGGAGCTGCTCTCCAAGGGCCTCCAGCCGCTGGTCCCGGGCAAGAAGCCGCGTACGCAGGGCGGTTCGGTGGCCCGCGCGGCGTGCGAGATCGCGGACTTCCTGGACGGCAAGGCGCTGATCGCCTTCACCCAGTCCGGCGACACGGCCCGCCGGCTCTCCCGCTACCGCGCCAAGCAGCCGATCCTGGCCTTCACGACGGACGAGTCCACCCGTAACCAGCTGGCTCTGAGCTGGGGCGTGGAGTCCTTCCTCGCACCGTTCGTGGAGACGACGGACGCGATGGTCGACCTGGTCGACGCGGCGCTGCTGAAGCTGCAGCGCTACAACGAGGGCGACACCATGATCATCACGGCGGGCTCGCCTCCGGGCGTCCCGGGCACGACGAACATGGTGCGGGTGCACCACTTGGGCGGCGGGACGCCCGCCTGA